In Pseudomonas fluorescens NCIMB 11764, a single window of DNA contains:
- a CDS encoding DUF4426 domain-containing protein, with product MGRLALFVLTACLSVTAMAADAIKGDRQEKFGDLTVHYNTFNSTFLTPDIAKAAELTRSKNQGVINVSVLKDGKPQMAQVSGTVKDLTSQSVPLKFKQITEQGAIYYIAQFPVDQQEVRTFEIKVQNGDKINTINFNQELFPGE from the coding sequence ATGGGTCGTCTAGCGCTGTTTGTACTCACTGCCTGCCTGAGCGTCACCGCCATGGCTGCCGATGCCATCAAAGGTGACCGTCAGGAAAAGTTCGGTGATTTGACGGTGCATTACAACACCTTCAACTCCACCTTCCTGACACCGGACATCGCCAAGGCCGCGGAGCTCACCCGCAGCAAGAATCAAGGCGTGATCAACGTTTCGGTGCTCAAGGATGGCAAGCCGCAGATGGCTCAAGTGAGCGGCACGGTCAAAGACCTGACCAGCCAGTCCGTGCCACTGAAATTCAAACAGATCACCGAACAAGGCGCGATCTACTACATCGCCCAGTTCCCGGTCGATCAGCAGGAAGTCCGCACCTTCGAGATCAAGGTGCAGAACGGTGACAAAATCAACACCATCAATTTCAACCAAGAGCTTTTCCCCGGCGAATGA
- the ftsE gene encoding cell division ATP-binding protein FtsE yields MIRFEQVGKRYPNGHVGLHELSFRVRRGEFLFVTGHSGAGKSTLLRLLLAMERPTTGKLLLAGQDLGTISNAQIPFLRRQIGVVFQNHQLLFDRTVFNNVALPLQILGLSKAEIAKRVDSALERVALSDKTDLYPGDLSTGQQQRVGIARAIVHRPALLLADEPTGNLDPRLAAEIMGVFEDINRLGTSVLIASHDLALIARMRHRMLTLQRGRLIGDGEAGV; encoded by the coding sequence ATGATTCGTTTCGAACAGGTCGGTAAACGCTACCCGAACGGTCACGTCGGCTTGCATGAGCTGAGCTTTCGAGTCCGTCGGGGCGAGTTCTTGTTTGTGACCGGCCACTCCGGCGCTGGTAAAAGCACCTTGTTGCGGCTGCTGCTGGCGATGGAGCGTCCGACCACCGGCAAGTTGCTGCTGGCCGGCCAGGACCTCGGCACCATCAGCAATGCGCAAATTCCTTTCCTGCGCCGGCAGATTGGCGTGGTGTTCCAGAATCACCAGTTGCTGTTCGATCGCACCGTGTTCAATAACGTCGCGCTGCCACTGCAGATCCTCGGTCTTTCCAAGGCCGAGATCGCCAAGCGTGTGGATTCGGCCCTGGAGCGGGTGGCGCTGTCGGATAAAACCGATCTGTACCCCGGCGACCTGTCCACCGGCCAGCAGCAACGCGTCGGCATCGCCCGCGCCATCGTTCACCGGCCGGCGCTGCTGTTGGCGGATGAGCCGACCGGTAACCTCGATCCGCGTCTGGCGGCCGAGATCATGGGCGTGTTCGAAGACATCAACCGCTTGGGCACCAGCGTGCTGATCGCCAGTCACGACCTGGCCTTGATCGCTCGCATGCGTCATCGCATGTTGACCCTGCAACGCGGCCGACTGATCGGCGACGGGGAGGCCGGCGTATGA
- the trmB gene encoding tRNA (guanosine(46)-N7)-methyltransferase TrmB, whose protein sequence is MTESNDTPIQTEEGDERQHRRIKSFVMRAGRMTEGQQKGLDQGTPLFVLPLADAPVDYDQVFGRSAPRSLEIGFGMGHSLLEMAAASPEQDFIGVEVHRPGVGALLNGVLTQGLTNLRVYDCDAIEVLNRCIADNSLDRLMLFFPDPWHKSRHHKRRIVQASFAELVRSKLKVGGILHMATDWEPYAEYMLEVMSVAPGYRNLAEDGKCVPRPAERPITKFERRGERLGHGVWDLKFEKQS, encoded by the coding sequence ATGACTGAATCAAACGACACGCCAATCCAGACGGAAGAAGGCGACGAGCGCCAACACCGCCGCATCAAGAGTTTCGTGATGCGCGCCGGGCGCATGACCGAAGGCCAGCAAAAAGGCCTGGATCAAGGCACGCCGCTGTTCGTGCTGCCATTGGCCGACGCGCCGGTGGATTACGACCAGGTGTTCGGCCGCTCGGCACCGCGCTCGCTGGAAATCGGTTTCGGCATGGGCCATTCGCTGCTGGAAATGGCCGCGGCCTCGCCGGAACAGGATTTCATTGGCGTGGAAGTGCACCGCCCGGGTGTCGGCGCGCTGCTCAATGGCGTGCTGACTCAGGGCCTGACCAACCTGCGGGTCTACGATTGCGACGCGATCGAAGTGCTCAACCGTTGCATCGCCGACAACAGCCTCGATCGCCTGATGCTGTTTTTCCCCGACCCGTGGCACAAGAGCCGGCATCACAAGCGCCGTATCGTTCAGGCGTCGTTCGCTGAACTGGTGCGCAGCAAGTTGAAGGTCGGCGGTATTCTGCACATGGCCACCGACTGGGAGCCGTACGCCGAATACATGCTGGAAGTGATGAGCGTTGCGCCGGGTTATCGCAACCTGGCGGAGGACGGCAAGTGCGTTCCGCGCCCGGCCGAGCGCCCGATCACCAAGTTCGAACGCCGCGGCGAACGTCTTGGGCATGGCGTGTGGGACCTGAAGTTCGAGAAGCAGTCCTAA
- the hemW gene encoding radical SAM family heme chaperone HemW, translating into MTHESSASPLIFGGAAQSPRAALPVLPPLALYIHIPWCVRKCPYCDFNSHTASPVLPEDEYVDALLADLDQDLHAVYGRELSSIFFGGGTPSLFSAEALGRLLKGVEQRIPFASDIEITLEANPGTFEQEKFVAYRALGINRLSIGIQSFQEEKLKALGRIHNGDEAVRAAGMAREAGFDNFNLDLMHGLPDQSLDDALSDLRQAIALKPTHLSWYQLTLEPNTVFWNQPPTLPEDDMLWDIQEAGQALLAEHGYVQYEVSAYAQPGRPARHNLNYWSFGDFIGIGAGAHGKLSHPDGRIVRTWKTRLPKDYLNPAKSFKAGEKALTNDEMPFEFLMNALRLTEGVESRLYPERTGLSLESFAEGRLEAEQSGLLQVEPSRLAATERGQLFLNDLLQKFLS; encoded by the coding sequence ATGACCCATGAATCATCCGCGTCGCCGCTGATTTTCGGCGGCGCCGCACAATCGCCTCGGGCGGCCTTGCCTGTGTTGCCTCCCCTGGCGTTGTACATCCACATCCCGTGGTGTGTGCGCAAATGCCCTTATTGCGACTTCAACTCCCACACCGCCAGCCCGGTGCTGCCGGAAGATGAGTACGTCGACGCGCTACTCGCTGACCTCGATCAGGATCTGCACGCCGTTTACGGCCGTGAATTGAGCTCGATCTTCTTTGGTGGCGGCACGCCGAGCCTGTTCAGCGCCGAAGCCTTGGGCCGATTGCTCAAGGGCGTCGAGCAGCGCATCCCGTTTGCCAGCGACATCGAAATCACCCTGGAGGCCAATCCGGGGACGTTCGAGCAAGAAAAGTTCGTCGCCTACCGCGCATTGGGCATCAATCGCTTGTCGATCGGCATCCAGAGCTTTCAGGAAGAGAAACTCAAGGCACTGGGGCGGATTCACAATGGCGATGAAGCGGTACGTGCCGCCGGCATGGCCCGCGAGGCCGGGTTCGATAACTTCAACCTGGACCTGATGCACGGTTTGCCGGATCAGTCGCTGGACGACGCCCTGAGCGACCTTCGTCAGGCCATCGCCCTGAAACCGACCCACTTGTCCTGGTATCAACTGACGCTGGAGCCGAACACGGTGTTCTGGAACCAGCCGCCGACGCTGCCGGAAGACGACATGCTGTGGGATATTCAGGAAGCCGGTCAGGCGCTGCTCGCCGAACACGGTTACGTGCAATACGAAGTCTCCGCCTATGCCCAGCCCGGTCGTCCGGCGCGGCACAACCTCAACTACTGGAGTTTTGGCGACTTCATCGGCATCGGCGCCGGCGCTCACGGCAAGCTCAGTCACCCGGACGGGCGCATTGTGCGCACCTGGAAGACGCGCCTGCCGAAGGACTACCTGAACCCGGCGAAAAGCTTCAAGGCTGGCGAGAAGGCACTGACCAATGATGAAATGCCGTTCGAGTTCCTGATGAACGCCTTGCGCCTGACCGAGGGCGTCGAATCGCGACTGTACCCGGAGCGTACCGGGCTGAGTCTGGAAAGCTTCGCCGAAGGCCGCCTCGAGGCCGAACAAAGCGGCTTGTTGCAGGTCGAACCGTCACGTCTGGCGGCCACCGAGCGCGGGCAACTGTTCCTCAATGACTTGCTGCAGAAATTTCTGAGCTGA
- a CDS encoding DUF423 domain-containing protein: protein MLRGFLMLAAFFGFTGVALGAFAAHGLKNRLTPEYLAIFHTGVTYQLVHTLALLGIALLATQVQGRLITWAGASFAIGILLFSGSLYLLTLTGISKLGIITPFGGLAFLVGWLCLGLAAWRLS, encoded by the coding sequence ATGCTGCGTGGCTTTCTGATGCTGGCCGCTTTTTTCGGCTTCACTGGCGTTGCCCTTGGCGCGTTCGCCGCCCATGGCCTGAAAAACCGGCTGACGCCTGAATACCTGGCGATCTTCCACACTGGCGTCACCTACCAACTGGTGCACACCCTGGCTCTGTTGGGTATAGCGTTGCTGGCCACACAGGTTCAGGGGCGCTTGATCACATGGGCTGGCGCTTCGTTTGCCATCGGTATTCTGCTGTTTTCCGGCAGCCTGTACCTGTTGACCCTGACCGGCATCAGCAAGCTCGGGATCATCACACCCTTCGGCGGCCTGGCATTTCTGGTCGGCTGGCTCTGCCTGGGCCTTGCCGCCTGGCGGTTGAGCTGA
- the rpoH gene encoding RNA polymerase sigma factor RpoH: MTNSLQPAYALVPGANLEAYVHTVNSIPLLTPEQERELAESLYYEQDLGAARQMVLAHLRFVVHIARSYSGYGLAQADLIQEGNVGLMKAVKRFNPEMGVRLVSFAVHWIKAEIHEFILRNWRIVKVATTKAQRKLFFNLRSQKKRLAWLNNEEVHRVAESLGVEPREVREMESRLTGHDMAFDPAAEADDDSAFQSPANYLEDHRYDPARQLEDADWSDNSNHNLHEALEVLDDRSRDILYQRWLAEEKATLHDLAQKYNVSAERIRQLEKSAMNKLKLSIAA; this comes from the coding sequence ATGACCAATTCTTTGCAACCTGCATATGCTCTGGTCCCGGGTGCGAACCTGGAGGCCTACGTGCACACCGTCAACAGCATTCCATTGCTGACGCCGGAGCAGGAGCGTGAACTGGCCGAGAGTCTCTATTATGAGCAGGATTTGGGGGCGGCTCGGCAGATGGTGCTCGCCCACCTGCGTTTTGTCGTACATATCGCCCGTAGCTATTCCGGCTACGGCCTGGCTCAGGCTGACCTGATCCAGGAAGGCAACGTCGGCCTGATGAAGGCCGTGAAGCGCTTCAACCCGGAAATGGGTGTGCGTCTGGTTTCGTTCGCTGTGCACTGGATCAAGGCGGAAATCCACGAGTTCATCCTGCGCAACTGGCGCATCGTGAAAGTCGCGACCACCAAGGCCCAGCGCAAGCTCTTCTTCAACCTGCGCAGCCAGAAGAAACGTCTGGCGTGGCTGAACAACGAGGAAGTCCACCGTGTGGCGGAAAGCCTCGGCGTAGAGCCGCGGGAAGTGCGCGAGATGGAAAGTCGCCTGACCGGCCATGACATGGCTTTCGACCCGGCTGCAGAAGCGGACGACGACAGTGCTTTCCAGTCGCCGGCCAACTATCTGGAAGACCACCGGTACGACCCGGCCCGTCAACTGGAAGATGCCGACTGGAGCGACAACTCCAACCACAACCTGCACGAAGCGCTGGAAGTGCTGGACGACCGCAGCCGTGACATTCTTTATCAGCGCTGGTTGGCTGAAGAGAAAGCCACGCTGCACGACCTGGCGCAGAAGTACAACGTGTCGGCCGAGCGTATTCGTCAGCTTGAGAAGAGCGCGATGAACAAGCTCAAGTTGTCGATCGCTGCGTAA
- the thiS gene encoding sulfur carrier protein ThiS has product MRIQLNGESLELPDGETVAALLTRLDLTGRRVAVELNLDIVPRSQHAETTLNDGDSVEVVHAIGGG; this is encoded by the coding sequence ATGCGCATTCAGTTGAACGGCGAATCCCTTGAACTGCCCGACGGTGAAACCGTTGCGGCCCTGCTGACCCGTCTGGATCTGACCGGACGCCGGGTGGCGGTCGAACTCAATCTGGATATCGTCCCGCGCAGCCAGCACGCAGAAACCACGCTGAACGACGGCGATTCCGTCGAAGTGGTGCACGCCATCGGCGGCGGCTAG
- the rdgB gene encoding RdgB/HAM1 family non-canonical purine NTP pyrophosphatase has product MINFTQLVLASHNAGKLKELQAMLGGSVQLRSIGEFSSVEPEETGLSFVENAILKARNAARISGLPALADDSGLAVDFLGGAPGIYSARYADGQGDAANNAKLLDALKDVPEAERGAQFVCVLALVRHADDPLPILCEGLWHGRILTQASGDHGFGYDPLFWVPSRDCSSAELSPNEKNLISHRARAMDLLRQRLGLI; this is encoded by the coding sequence ATGATCAACTTCACGCAACTCGTACTGGCCAGCCACAACGCCGGCAAACTCAAGGAACTCCAGGCCATGCTTGGCGGCTCGGTGCAACTGCGCTCGATCGGCGAGTTCAGCAGCGTCGAGCCTGAAGAAACCGGCCTGTCGTTCGTCGAGAACGCCATCCTCAAGGCCCGTAATGCCGCGCGCATTTCCGGCCTGCCGGCACTGGCCGACGACTCGGGACTGGCGGTGGATTTCCTCGGCGGTGCGCCGGGGATCTACTCGGCCCGTTATGCCGACGGCCAGGGCGATGCGGCGAACAACGCCAAACTGCTCGATGCCCTGAAAGACGTGCCGGAAGCCGAGCGCGGCGCGCAGTTCGTCTGCGTCCTGGCGCTGGTGCGTCACGCCGACGATCCATTGCCGATCCTTTGCGAAGGTCTGTGGCATGGCCGCATCCTGACCCAAGCCAGCGGTGATCACGGATTTGGCTACGACCCGCTGTTCTGGGTGCCGTCGCGCGATTGCTCCAGCGCCGAGCTAAGCCCGAACGAAAAGAACCTCATCAGCCACCGCGCCCGTGCAATGGATCTGCTGCGCCAGCGTCTAGGCCTGATATGA
- a CDS encoding DUF3392 domain-containing protein, whose product MDLILDLLATVSRWSRSNLSEISLALVGCLLVLFGADIKGWVDQRLGSIAGALRVPLMALVCMVGSGLALIYATPWIIKGLSQFNNYSLAPVLLVVLVLIGVVADRR is encoded by the coding sequence ATGGATTTGATACTCGACCTGCTCGCCACCGTCTCCCGCTGGAGCCGCAGCAACCTGTCGGAAATCTCGCTGGCGCTGGTGGGCTGTTTGCTCGTGCTGTTCGGCGCGGACATCAAAGGCTGGGTCGATCAACGCCTGGGCAGCATCGCCGGCGCCTTGCGCGTCCCGCTGATGGCCTTGGTATGCATGGTCGGCAGCGGTCTCGCGCTGATCTACGCCACGCCGTGGATCATCAAAGGCCTGAGCCAGTTCAACAACTACAGCCTGGCGCCGGTGTTGTTGGTGGTATTGGTGCTCATCGGCGTCGTCGCAGACCGCCGCTGA
- the ftsX gene encoding permease-like cell division protein FtsX produces MSATRSPKVSERVAPKAADPQPQKKKRDDDDGPDFATLFRAWVESHRASLLDSLRRLGKQPIGSFFTCMVMAVALSLPMGLSLLLSNVERLGGSWQRAAQISLYLQLEASPAEGESLRDQIKGIPGVADAEYVGRDQALEEFQQQSGLGEALKELPENPLPGVVLVTPNEVDKPALEALRQKLSELPKVQQAQLDLVWVERLAAILKLGDRFVFGLTVLLVSALLLVIGNTIRLHIENRRTEIEVIKLVGGTDSYVRRPFLYMGALYGFGAGLLSWGVLAFGLNWLNDAVVGLAGLYGSDFALAGVPVADGLSLLLGAVLLGYIGAWIAVARHLRELAPK; encoded by the coding sequence ATGAGTGCGACACGCAGCCCTAAGGTTTCCGAGCGCGTGGCGCCGAAAGCCGCCGACCCGCAACCGCAGAAGAAAAAACGCGACGATGACGACGGCCCGGACTTTGCCACGCTGTTCCGCGCCTGGGTCGAAAGCCATCGCGCCAGTCTGCTGGACAGTTTGCGTCGCCTGGGCAAGCAGCCCATCGGTAGTTTCTTCACCTGCATGGTGATGGCGGTGGCCCTGAGTTTGCCGATGGGCCTGTCACTTTTGCTAAGCAACGTCGAGCGTCTCGGCGGTTCCTGGCAGCGTGCGGCGCAGATTTCCCTGTACCTGCAACTTGAGGCCAGCCCGGCTGAAGGCGAGTCGTTGCGCGACCAGATCAAAGGCATTCCCGGCGTCGCCGATGCTGAATATGTCGGCCGTGATCAAGCGCTGGAAGAGTTTCAGCAGCAGTCCGGACTGGGCGAGGCGCTGAAGGAGTTGCCGGAAAACCCCTTGCCAGGCGTGGTACTGGTGACGCCGAACGAAGTCGACAAGCCTGCGCTTGAAGCATTACGACAAAAACTTTCCGAGCTGCCGAAGGTACAACAGGCACAACTTGATCTAGTCTGGGTCGAGCGTCTGGCAGCTATCCTGAAGCTGGGCGACCGTTTTGTCTTCGGTCTGACCGTGCTTCTGGTTTCTGCATTACTTTTGGTGATAGGCAATACCATTCGTCTTCATATTGAAAACCGCCGCACAGAGATAGAAGTGATTAAACTCGTCGGCGGCACTGACAGTTATGTGCGCCGGCCCTTTCTGTATATGGGCGCGCTGTATGGCTTCGGTGCGGGGTTGCTTTCCTGGGGTGTATTGGCGTTCGGCCTGAACTGGCTGAACGACGCGGTGGTCGGGCTGGCGGGTTTGTACGGCAGTGATTTCGCGCTGGCCGGAGTGCCGGTTGCCGACGGTCTGTCGCTCTTGCTTGGCGCGGTGCTGTTAGGGTATATCGGTGCATGGATTGCAGTCGCACGCCACCTGAGGGAGCTTGCGCCTAAGTAG
- the metW gene encoding methionine biosynthesis protein MetW has translation MRADLEIIQEWIPAGSRVLDLGCGDGELLTWLRDNKQVTGYGLENDPDNIAECVAKGINVIEQDLDKGLGNFASNSFDIVVMTQALQAVHYPDKILDEMLRVGRQCIITFPNFGHWRCRWYLASKGRMPVSEFLPYTWYNTPNIHFCTFEDFEALCRERDAKVIDRLAVDQQHRHGWASKLWPNLLGEIGIYRVSSPGLQDHKVAV, from the coding sequence ATGAGAGCTGATCTGGAAATCATCCAGGAATGGATCCCCGCCGGCAGCCGCGTGCTCGACCTCGGTTGCGGTGACGGCGAGCTGCTGACGTGGCTGCGGGACAACAAGCAAGTCACCGGCTACGGCCTGGAAAATGACCCGGACAACATCGCCGAGTGCGTGGCCAAGGGCATCAACGTGATCGAGCAGGACCTGGACAAGGGCCTGGGCAACTTTGCCAGCAACAGTTTCGACATCGTGGTCATGACCCAGGCGCTGCAAGCCGTGCACTACCCGGACAAGATCCTCGACGAAATGCTGCGCGTCGGTCGCCAGTGCATCATCACCTTCCCCAACTTCGGTCACTGGCGCTGCCGCTGGTACCTGGCGAGCAAGGGCCGGATGCCGGTGTCCGAGTTTCTGCCGTACACCTGGTACAACACGCCGAACATCCACTTCTGCACCTTCGAAGACTTTGAAGCATTGTGTCGCGAACGTGACGCAAAGGTCATTGATCGGCTTGCCGTGGATCAACAGCATCGGCACGGGTGGGCCAGTAAGCTATGGCCTAATCTGTTAGGTGAGATCGGTATCTACCGCGTCAGCAGCCCCGGGCTGCAAGACCACAAGGTCGCGGTCTGA
- a CDS encoding thiazole synthase, producing MSIVRSDKPFVLAGRTYQSRLLVGTGKYRDMEETRLAIEASGAEIVTFAVRRTNLGQNAGEPNLLEVLSPDRYTFLPNTAGCFDATEAVRTCRLARELLGGHNLVKLEVLADQKTLFPNVIETLKAAEVLVKEGFDVMVYTSDDPIIARQLAEIGVIAVMPLAGLIGTGLGICNPYNLQIILEEAKIPVLVDAGVGTASDATIAMELGCEAVLMNSAIAHAQQPIMMAEAMKHAIVAGRLAYLAGRMPKKLYASASSPLDGLIK from the coding sequence ATGAGCATCGTTCGTAGCGACAAGCCCTTCGTCCTGGCCGGTCGTACTTACCAGTCGCGTTTGCTGGTAGGCACCGGCAAGTACCGCGACATGGAAGAAACCCGCCTGGCCATCGAGGCCTCGGGTGCCGAGATCGTCACCTTCGCCGTGCGCCGTACCAACCTCGGCCAGAATGCGGGCGAACCGAACCTGCTCGAAGTCCTGTCGCCGGATCGTTACACCTTCCTGCCGAACACCGCCGGTTGCTTCGACGCTACCGAGGCAGTGCGCACCTGCCGCCTGGCCCGTGAGCTGCTCGGCGGTCACAACCTGGTGAAGCTGGAAGTGCTGGCGGACCAGAAAACCCTGTTCCCCAACGTCATCGAAACCCTCAAGGCCGCCGAAGTGCTGGTCAAGGAAGGTTTCGACGTGATGGTGTACACCAGTGATGACCCGATCATTGCCCGTCAACTGGCGGAAATCGGCGTTATCGCGGTCATGCCGCTGGCCGGTCTGATCGGCACGGGCCTGGGGATCTGCAACCCGTACAACCTGCAGATCATCCTCGAAGAAGCCAAGATTCCGGTGTTGGTGGATGCCGGTGTCGGTACGGCTTCCGACGCCACCATCGCCATGGAACTGGGGTGTGAAGCGGTGCTGATGAACTCGGCCATCGCCCATGCCCAGCAGCCGATCATGATGGCTGAAGCCATGAAACACGCCATCGTTGCGGGCCGCCTGGCCTACCTCGCCGGCCGCATGCCGAAAAAACTCTATGCCAGCGCCTCTTCGCCGCTGGATGGTCTGATCAAGTAA
- the mtgA gene encoding monofunctional biosynthetic peptidoglycan transglycosylase, with the protein MLRLFLRRFTKALLWFAGGSVLLVLIFRVVPPPGTALMVERKIESWIDGEPIDLQRTWKPWDEISDDLKVAVIAGEDQKFPEHWGFDLGAIRAALAHNELGGSVRGASTLSQQVSKNLFLWSGRSWLRKGLEAWFTGLIEVFWPKQRILEVYLNSVEWDDGVFGAEAAARHHFGVGARSLSRQQASLLAAVLPNPRVWSASHPTNYVARRAGWIRQQMSQLGGDSYLLGLNDSRRAPWSQ; encoded by the coding sequence ATGCTGCGTTTATTTTTACGACGATTCACGAAGGCCCTGCTCTGGTTCGCGGGTGGCAGCGTATTGCTGGTTCTGATTTTTCGCGTGGTGCCGCCACCGGGTACGGCGCTGATGGTCGAGCGCAAGATCGAATCCTGGATCGACGGGGAGCCGATTGACCTGCAACGCACCTGGAAACCCTGGGATGAAATATCTGACGACCTTAAAGTCGCAGTGATTGCCGGCGAAGATCAGAAATTCCCGGAGCATTGGGGTTTTGACCTGGGTGCGATCCGGGCCGCACTGGCCCACAACGAGCTGGGCGGTTCGGTGCGCGGCGCCAGTACATTGAGCCAGCAAGTCTCGAAAAACCTGTTTTTGTGGTCCGGGCGCAGTTGGTTGCGCAAAGGGCTGGAAGCCTGGTTTACCGGGTTGATCGAGGTGTTTTGGCCCAAGCAGCGGATTCTTGAGGTTTACTTGAACAGCGTCGAGTGGGATGACGGCGTGTTTGGCGCGGAAGCGGCGGCCAGGCATCACTTTGGTGTTGGCGCTCGTTCTTTGTCGCGCCAGCAAGCGAGTTTGCTGGCTGCCGTTCTACCCAATCCAAGGGTGTGGAGCGCGAGTCATCCGACCAATTATGTTGCGCGGCGGGCTGGGTGGATTCGGCAGCAGATGAGTCAGCTGGGTGGTGATAGCTATCTGCTGGGGCTCAACGATTCACGCCGGGCGCCTTGGTCCCAATAA